TCAGTTGACGCAAAAGGGCTTTGAGGCGTTCAAGGCGAAGTACCCGAACCTCGTGGCGAACATCACCTATACGAACGCTCCGGCGCCGCAATTGCCCGGCAAGATCAAGGCGATGCAGGCGGCTGGCCGCTCCGATATCGATCTGGTGCTGACCGGCACGGACGCACTCGCTGCAGGCATCGAACAGAGCCTGTGGACCAAGCTGCTGCCGGAGCAGGCCGCCACCTTCCCGGGCGTGCTCGACAAATACGCGCCTGGTCCACGCAAGATGCAGGACCTGGCGCAGGGCTTTGGGCTGGAAGTGGCGTACATGCCGGCTGGACCGCTGCTCGAATACAACCCGGCCAAGGTCACCGATCCGCCGAAGACTCCCGATCAGTTGCTGCAATGGTGCAAGGCGCATCCGAACAAGCTGATCTACGCCCGTCCGGCTAACTCCGGCCCGGGCCGCACGTTCCTGATGGGGCTGCCGTATGTGCTTGGCGACAAGGATCCGCGCGATCCGGTGCACGGCTGGGACAAGACCTGGGCATTCCTCAAGCAGCTGAACGACTGCATTCCGTATTACCCGGGCGGCACATCGGCGGTGATGAAGGAACTCGGCGAAGGCACTCGCGACATGACGGTGACGGTGACCGGCTGGGACATCAACCCGCGTGCGCTCGGGATCGTACCGGCGGAGTTCCGTGTGCAGAACTTCGACAACATGACGTGGGTCGACGACGCGCACTACATGGTGATTCCGAAGGGCGTGCCGAAAGAGAAGCTCGACGTGCTCTACAAGTTGATGAACTTCATGCTGGAACCGGCGCAGCAGGCGTTGACCTATGACGATGGCTACTTCTACCCGGGACCGGCTATCAAGGGCGTGACCGTCGATCAGGCACCGGCGCATAGCCAGGAAGTCCTGAAGAAATACGGCCGGCCGGAATATACGCAAATGCTGGCGGCTCATCCGCACGTTCTGCCGCTGGACGCTGCTGCGATGGTCGCCGCGTTCCAGAAGTGGGACCGTGATATCGGCGCGCAGAAAAGCCAATAGCCGGAGCGCGGGCTACGGCCCGCCTCCGCTTTGCATGGGACGGGAGTAAGCGCCATGAAGCCTCATTTTGAGCAGTTGCGTCTCGATTCGGTGAGCCGCAGTTTTACGAATGCTGAAGGGCATCCTGTGGCTGCGTTGCAGGGCCTCGATCTGAACATCCAGCGCGGCGAGTTCATTGCGTTGCTGGGGCCGTCCGGGTGCGGCAAGTCGACCGCGCTCAATTGCATCGCCGGCTTGCAACCGCTCACCGGCGGCGGCATCTGGCTCGACGACACCCGTATCGACGTCCTGCCGCCGGAAAAGCGCGGCTTCGGTATGGTGTTTCAGAACTACGCGCTGTTTCCACACATGAGCGTACTCGACAACGTCGGCTTTGGACTGAAGATGCGCGGCGTCGCGAGAAGCGACGCGGTGCGCCGCGCGCGCGAAGCCTTGCAACTCGTGCAACTGGTCGGGCATGAAGGCAAGCTGCCAGGGCAGTTGTCCGGCGGCCAGCAACAGCGCGTAGCAATCGCGCGGGCCATTGTGATCGAGCCGCCACTCGTGCTGATGGATGAACCCTTGTCGAATCTCGATACGAAGTTGCGCATCGAGATGCGCGCGGAGATTCGCCGCATCCATAGTCAGCTCGAGCGCGCGACGATCTACGTGACGCATGATCAGGACGAAGCGCTTTCGATGGCAGACCGCATCGTCGTGATGAAGGAAGGCGTTGTGCAGCAGGTAGCGACGCCGAAGGAAGTGTATGGGCGGCCGAAGAACCTGCACGTCGCGCGTTTTATGGGTTATCGCAACGTGATGGAGTTCACGCTCGAAGGCACGCAGGGAGAAGCGGTCGCGGTGAACGCGAACGGTGTCCGTCTATTGGGTATGCCGATGCACGGCTTCAACAGCAAGCGGGTGAATGTGGCCATGCGTCCTGAAGATCTGGAACGCAGCACGCCCGGCGCCGAGAACGCGTTTGACGTCGAGGTAACGACCGTCGAATACGGCGGCCGCGATTCGCTGATTCGTGTGAAGTCGGCATTCGGCGATCTGTGGGCGCGCGTGGCGGGCGACTTCGCTGAGGGCGAGCGCATTACGTTGCGCGTGCCGCCTTCACGCACGCTCGTCTACGACGGCGACGCGCTATGAACGCCGGCACGCTGTCACCGCCGGTCGCTGCGCACGATCCCAAGGGCTGGCTGGTTGCGCCTGCGCTGATCTTTATCGTTGCGCTGTTTATCTACCCGTTCGCCTACGGCCTGGTGCTGTCGTTCCAGCCGATGAACGGCGGTGGCCTGTGGGCGAACTACGTCGCGTTCTTCACCGATACGTCGATGTGGCCGACGATCCTGGTCACATTGAAACTCGCGGTGCCTGCAACGCTGATCAACGTGGGCGTGTCGATTCCAGTAGCCTTCGCGTTGCGCCGCAATTCGCCGTATCAGAAGCTCGTCACGACGTTGTTAGTGATTCCGGTCACGCTCGGCACGGTGTTGATTGCGGACGGCATGCTCACGTATTTCGGGCCGAACGGCTGGTTTCCTCAGGCGCTGCAAGGCCTGCATCTGTACACCAACGAAGTACGGCTCACGCACAATTATTGGGGTGTCCTGATTTCGCTGATCGTGTCGGGCTTTCCGTTTGCGTTTCTGCTAACGCTGTCGTACGTGACGGGGATCGATCCGACGCTTGCCAGCGCCGCCGCCACGCTCGGCGCGAGCCCGTGGCAGCAGTTTCTGCGCATTTACCTGCCGCTGCTGGTGCCCGGTTTGACGATGGCCGCTTGCCTCTCGTTCGTGCAGGCGTTTTCGGTGTTCCCCTCGGCGGTGCTGCTCGGCGCGCCGGCGGGACCGACGCGGGTGATGTCGATTGCCGCCGCCGAAGCCGCGTTCGAAAACTACGACTACTCGCTTGCGTCGGCCATCGCGATGGTGATGGGCTTCGTGCAGTTGCTGGTGGTCGCCGGGATGCTGGGTGCGCGCCGCTTCTTCTATAGCGGCCCGGTGACAGGAGGGAAGGGCTGATGACAACCGATCATCACGCTACGCAAGCGTGGCCCGCCTCCGCCAAGCCGCAAACCCAGGCCGGCCAGACCGAAGACGATAGCGCGGGCCGCAATCGCGGCGTGCAGCCGGGCAAAGCCGTCAAACAGCGCACGCCGCTTGCCGAGCGGATCTGGAAAGTGCTGGTGTGGGGCGCGATGGTGTTTTTCCTCCTCAACGTCCTGCTGCTGATCGCGACGGTAGCCGTCAACTCGGTGGGCACGCGCTGGTTCGGCACGCTGCTTCCGCAAGGCTTCACGCTGCATTGGTACGCGCAGGCATGGAGCGACTTCCAGTTGGCGAGCGTGCTGTGGGTCACGGTGGAAGTGGTTGGCGCCGTGGTGATCCTGTCGGTACTGCTCGGTGTGCCGGCCGCCTATGCATTGGCACGCGTGCAATTCCCCGGCAAACGCTTCGCAGTGCTGGTGTTTCTGCTGCCATTGATGGTGCCGCCGGTCACGTACGGCATTCCAATGGCGACGGTGATGTACAAGGTCGGCCTCGCCGGCACATTGCCCGGTGTGATTCTCGCGAATCTCGTGCCGGCGCTGCCGTTCGTGATTCTGGTGATGACGCCGTTTATCGAGCAGATCGACCCGAATCTCGAAGCGGCTGCGCGGATCTTCGGCGCGAATACGTTCCGCTATTTCCGTTACGTGCTGCTGCCGCTGCTGGTGCCTGGCATGCTGGCCGCGGGGTTGCTCGTGCTGGTGCGCACCATCGGCATGTTCGAATTGACCTTTTTCACGGCCGGTCCCGGCACGCAGACGCTGGTGGTCGCGCTGTACTACGCGGTGTTTTCGACCGGGGTGCGCGCGCCGCAATCGATCGATGCGATGGCGATGATCTATATGGCGATCACGCTGGTATGGGTGTTGATCGCGCTGCAATTCGTGAGTCCGACGCAGATCGTCTCACGTGTGAAGGAACAGAAGCGCTGAGCCAGGCGAACCGCCGCGCGAGGTAACGCGGCGGTTCGGGCAGGCGTGCTCAGCGTGTTTTATTAACGAGCTTTGTAGTCAAGACGTCGTTGGAGAGTGTTGTGACCAAGAGAAAGACCCCTGAAGAATTGCGCAGCCATCGCTGGTATGGCGTAAATGACCTGCGCTCGTTCGGCCACCGTTCGCGTACCTCGCAGATGGGCTATAGCCGCGAGGAATATGCAGGCAAGCCGGTGATCGCGATCCTCAACACGTGGAGCGAGATGAACCCGTGCCACACGCACTTCAAGCAGCGTGTGGAAGAAGTTAAACGGGGTATCTGGCAGGCGGGTGGCTTCCCGATCGAGCTGCCGGTGCAGACGCTCTCCGAGCCGTTCCAGAAGCCCACCACGATGCTCTACCGCAACTTCCTTGCGATGGAAGCGGAAGAGACGCTGCGTTCGTATCCCGCAGACGGTGTGGTGCTGATGGGCGGCTGCGACAAGACCACGCCGGCCTTGCTGATGGGCGCGATTTCGATGGATCTGCCGACCATCTTCCTGCCGGCCGGTCCGATGCTGAACGGCAACTGGAATGGCGTGACGCTCGGCTCCGGTTCGGACACCTGGAAGTACTGGGCCGACCTGCGCGCGGGCAAGATCACCGAGCAGGACTGGCAGGGCGTGGAAGGCGGTATCGCGCGCTCGCCGGGCCACTGTATGACGATGGGCACGGCCTCGACCATGACGAGTGCAGCGGAAGCGCTGGGCTTCACGCTGCCGGGCTTCGCCTCGACGCCTGCGCCGGATTCGCGCCACGCGCAGTTGTCGGCGAAAACCGGCATGCGGATTGTCGAGATGGTGTGGGAAGACCTGAAGCCGTCGGACATCATCACGGCGGGTTCGATCGACAACGCCGTGACTACGTGTCTGGCGCTCTCGGGTTCGACCAATGCGATCGTGCATATGATTGCGCTGGCACGCCGTGCCGGCATCGACCTGACGCTGAACCGCTACGACGATATCTCGCGGCAGACGCCGGTGCTGGCGAACGTCCGTCCGACCGGTTCGTACCTGATGGAAGACTTCTACTATGCGGGTGGCCTGCAGGCGATGCTGGGCGAGCTCGGCGATCTGATCGACCGCTCGCAGAAGACTGTGAATGGCCGCACGATCGGCGAGAATCTCGAAGGCGCGAAGATCTTCAACGACGACGTGATCCGCCGCCGCGCTGCGCCCCTGTTGCCGAACAATGGTCTCGCCGTGCTGCGCGGCAAT
The sequence above is drawn from the Paraburkholderia phenazinium genome and encodes:
- the araD gene encoding L-arabinonate dehydratase; the protein is MTKRKTPEELRSHRWYGVNDLRSFGHRSRTSQMGYSREEYAGKPVIAILNTWSEMNPCHTHFKQRVEEVKRGIWQAGGFPIELPVQTLSEPFQKPTTMLYRNFLAMEAEETLRSYPADGVVLMGGCDKTTPALLMGAISMDLPTIFLPAGPMLNGNWNGVTLGSGSDTWKYWADLRAGKITEQDWQGVEGGIARSPGHCMTMGTASTMTSAAEALGFTLPGFASTPAPDSRHAQLSAKTGMRIVEMVWEDLKPSDIITAGSIDNAVTTCLALSGSTNAIVHMIALARRAGIDLTLNRYDDISRQTPVLANVRPTGSYLMEDFYYAGGLQAMLGELGDLIDRSQKTVNGRTIGENLEGAKIFNDDVIRRRAAPLLPNNGLAVLRGNIAPDGAVIKPGAADPKLHVHTGRAVVFKDYNDMAARIDDDALDIDETCVIVLQHAGPVGAPGMPEWGQLPIPKKLLQQGVRDMLRISDARMSGTSYGACVLHVAPESFIGGPFALVQDGDMIELDVPQRKLNVLVSDEELARRKAAWVEPAPRFTRGYGAMHQVHVMQANKGCDFDFLQRDGAAEAGSEPEIH
- a CDS encoding ABC transporter permease; protein product: MTTDHHATQAWPASAKPQTQAGQTEDDSAGRNRGVQPGKAVKQRTPLAERIWKVLVWGAMVFFLLNVLLLIATVAVNSVGTRWFGTLLPQGFTLHWYAQAWSDFQLASVLWVTVEVVGAVVILSVLLGVPAAYALARVQFPGKRFAVLVFLLPLMVPPVTYGIPMATVMYKVGLAGTLPGVILANLVPALPFVILVMTPFIEQIDPNLEAAARIFGANTFRYFRYVLLPLLVPGMLAAGLLVLVRTIGMFELTFFTAGPGTQTLVVALYYAVFSTGVRAPQSIDAMAMIYMAITLVWVLIALQFVSPTQIVSRVKEQKR
- a CDS encoding extracellular solute-binding protein, whose amino-acid sequence is MTFSGSLSVRLASICVAVGTALGATFASPAYADPVTLNIVDVAGDLQLTQKGFEAFKAKYPNLVANITYTNAPAPQLPGKIKAMQAAGRSDIDLVLTGTDALAAGIEQSLWTKLLPEQAATFPGVLDKYAPGPRKMQDLAQGFGLEVAYMPAGPLLEYNPAKVTDPPKTPDQLLQWCKAHPNKLIYARPANSGPGRTFLMGLPYVLGDKDPRDPVHGWDKTWAFLKQLNDCIPYYPGGTSAVMKELGEGTRDMTVTVTGWDINPRALGIVPAEFRVQNFDNMTWVDDAHYMVIPKGVPKEKLDVLYKLMNFMLEPAQQALTYDDGYFYPGPAIKGVTVDQAPAHSQEVLKKYGRPEYTQMLAAHPHVLPLDAAAMVAAFQKWDRDIGAQKSQ
- a CDS encoding ABC transporter ATP-binding protein; the protein is MKPHFEQLRLDSVSRSFTNAEGHPVAALQGLDLNIQRGEFIALLGPSGCGKSTALNCIAGLQPLTGGGIWLDDTRIDVLPPEKRGFGMVFQNYALFPHMSVLDNVGFGLKMRGVARSDAVRRAREALQLVQLVGHEGKLPGQLSGGQQQRVAIARAIVIEPPLVLMDEPLSNLDTKLRIEMRAEIRRIHSQLERATIYVTHDQDEALSMADRIVVMKEGVVQQVATPKEVYGRPKNLHVARFMGYRNVMEFTLEGTQGEAVAVNANGVRLLGMPMHGFNSKRVNVAMRPEDLERSTPGAENAFDVEVTTVEYGGRDSLIRVKSAFGDLWARVAGDFAEGERITLRVPPSRTLVYDGDAL
- a CDS encoding ABC transporter permease, coding for MNAGTLSPPVAAHDPKGWLVAPALIFIVALFIYPFAYGLVLSFQPMNGGGLWANYVAFFTDTSMWPTILVTLKLAVPATLINVGVSIPVAFALRRNSPYQKLVTTLLVIPVTLGTVLIADGMLTYFGPNGWFPQALQGLHLYTNEVRLTHNYWGVLISLIVSGFPFAFLLTLSYVTGIDPTLASAAATLGASPWQQFLRIYLPLLVPGLTMAACLSFVQAFSVFPSAVLLGAPAGPTRVMSIAAAEAAFENYDYSLASAIAMVMGFVQLLVVAGMLGARRFFYSGPVTGGKG